From Mycolicibacterium nivoides, a single genomic window includes:
- a CDS encoding DEAD/DEAH box helicase has product MDSADPAELIRRADASLARVGKLRAEIADRVRAGTDEVVTQTLQSAPLQHLRPYLARGARLGGLASSEYRTVGAIHTVPARVLTQVPGVDIETAQSVQAAAQAMADHVRTTSRPRLRAEQDTELLTSLLTLVQADVPVKQLRRLMPRLRGHTASDQLLDSVGGLLDRIDDAHHSDGDVWAIYRSNPRPIDQLLSEFSSGTTDVDAAQGFVGAEVAAQVEQTVLNRSLLRTELRGYQEFGARYAVARERTLLCDDLGLGKTLQALAVAAHLAAAEQLRHTLVVCQPNTGIHWAAETAKHTALRAIEIRGSERDARLENWKNSGGVAIVSYDTLQRIKLPERPTLVVVDEAHLLRDPKSDRARAVRNVLTSDNRVLFLSGVPMHQRIGGFRHLADFLQPDVAGKVAPNAGERGSIAFRRAVDRVHLRRDYRDVVDELPARIATEEWVRLNRTDRERYRQAVSSGNFSAIRQGAWPSGVPTPGAKLDRLIELTNEAHINGARVAVFSHYPAVLDVIRKALPGNIFGTVDASVPDQQAVLDAFATDRGPATLLAHIGAGALDLRRLNAPVVFIIAEPQWQPRTERQVIGRTQRLSELHTVRVHRLLARGTVDEPIRRLAHHPDQAPPHQDEVVRAEQVRLARAGLTAKFSGNG; this is encoded by the coding sequence ATGGACAGCGCCGACCCCGCCGAGCTGATCCGCCGTGCCGATGCCTCCCTCGCCCGTGTCGGCAAACTTCGCGCCGAGATTGCCGACCGCGTCCGCGCCGGCACCGACGAGGTGGTGACGCAAACGCTGCAATCGGCGCCGCTGCAGCACCTGCGCCCCTATCTGGCGCGCGGCGCCCGCCTCGGCGGGCTGGCCAGTTCCGAGTACCGCACCGTGGGAGCCATCCACACCGTGCCGGCCCGGGTGTTGACCCAGGTGCCCGGTGTCGACATCGAGACCGCACAGTCGGTGCAGGCGGCAGCCCAGGCCATGGCCGACCACGTCCGCACCACCAGTCGCCCCCGGTTGCGTGCCGAGCAGGACACCGAGTTGCTGACCTCGCTGCTGACACTGGTTCAGGCCGACGTACCGGTCAAGCAGCTGCGCCGGCTGATGCCACGACTGCGCGGCCACACCGCATCGGATCAGTTGCTCGATTCGGTGGGCGGGCTGCTCGACCGCATAGACGACGCCCACCACAGCGACGGCGACGTGTGGGCGATCTACCGCTCCAACCCCCGCCCCATCGACCAGCTGCTGAGCGAATTCTCCTCCGGGACAACCGATGTGGATGCCGCCCAGGGATTCGTCGGGGCGGAGGTGGCCGCACAGGTCGAGCAGACGGTGCTGAACCGCTCATTGCTGCGCACCGAATTGCGCGGCTACCAGGAATTCGGCGCCCGCTATGCGGTGGCCCGCGAGCGGACCCTGCTGTGCGACGACCTGGGGCTGGGCAAAACCCTGCAGGCACTGGCGGTGGCCGCACACCTGGCCGCCGCCGAACAGCTGCGGCACACCCTGGTGGTCTGCCAGCCCAACACCGGAATCCATTGGGCCGCAGAAACAGCCAAGCACACCGCGCTGCGGGCGATCGAGATCCGCGGCAGTGAACGCGATGCGCGCCTTGAGAATTGGAAGAATTCCGGCGGCGTGGCCATCGTCTCCTACGACACCCTGCAGCGCATCAAACTGCCCGAACGTCCCACGCTGGTCGTCGTCGACGAGGCGCACCTGCTGCGCGACCCGAAATCCGACCGTGCCCGCGCCGTGCGCAACGTGCTGACCTCAGACAACCGCGTGCTGTTCCTGTCCGGGGTACCGATGCACCAGCGGATCGGCGGCTTTCGTCATCTGGCCGACTTCCTGCAACCCGACGTCGCGGGCAAGGTGGCGCCCAACGCCGGCGAACGAGGATCGATCGCCTTCCGCCGCGCGGTCGACCGCGTGCACCTGCGCCGCGACTACCGCGACGTGGTCGACGAACTGCCGGCGCGGATCGCCACCGAGGAATGGGTGCGGCTCAACCGCACCGACCGCGAGCGGTATCGCCAAGCCGTCTCCAGCGGCAACTTCAGCGCGATCCGGCAGGGCGCCTGGCCGTCCGGCGTACCGACGCCGGGCGCCAAGCTGGACCGGCTCATCGAACTCACCAACGAGGCCCACATCAACGGGGCCCGGGTGGCGGTGTTCTCCCACTATCCCGCGGTTCTCGACGTGATCCGGAAAGCCTTGCCGGGCAATATCTTCGGAACCGTGGACGCATCGGTACCCGATCAGCAGGCTGTCCTCGACGCGTTCGCGACCGACCGCGGCCCGGCCACCCTGTTGGCTCATATCGGTGCCGGTGCCCTGGACCTGCGCCGGCTCAACGCGCCGGTGGTGTTCATCATCGCCGAACCCCAGTGGCAGCCGCGTACCGAGCGGCAGGTCATCGGGCGCACCCAGCGACTCAGCGAACTGCACACCGTGCGGGTGCATCGACTACTGGCCAGGGGCACCGTCGACGAGCCGATCCGCCGCCTGGCGCATCATCCCGACCAGGCACCACCGCATCAGGACGAGGTGGTGCGGGCCGAGCAGGTACGTCTGGCCCGGGCCGGGCTGACCGCGAAGTTCAGTGGAAACGGTTGA
- a CDS encoding DUF7159 family protein, with protein sequence MDLVLGLAMTSRAVRWVLVEGTTGEGRPVDRGAISLEDVIGYDPDGLLRGLVDDTELEGGHRIHAIGVTWTNDAAPLAGHIMEALDTRGYGNVFAVSEIEAAGMLASGIAEITEHDDIAVCIVEPDAAVVAIVTPDDVSADRIERSETFATDIAGLLALTGRPVSAMFILGSDAHDPTVAELADSIPAAVITAAESDLAFARGAGLAAALAVNTVATPVKAVHWTKVGALSSVVGGALVTLVVATSAAIGLHLHPGAVSETAHAASIQESAPEAGPAPKPVQKPADKPAIKPAPAAPPQTPAAPPPAQAVEAVNPPAHQPPAQVPQAPAAPAPAPAYVPPAPAPVYTPPPAPVYTPPPYVPPPVTYPQPRLRDRIIERIPIINRFH encoded by the coding sequence ATGGATCTCGTGCTCGGCCTCGCGATGACTTCGAGAGCCGTTCGGTGGGTGCTCGTCGAAGGCACGACGGGCGAGGGGCGCCCGGTCGATCGTGGCGCGATCTCCCTCGAGGACGTCATCGGCTACGACCCCGACGGACTGCTGCGTGGCCTGGTGGACGACACCGAGCTCGAAGGCGGACACCGCATCCATGCGATCGGCGTGACGTGGACCAATGACGCCGCCCCGCTGGCCGGGCACATCATGGAGGCCCTGGACACCCGCGGCTACGGAAACGTCTTCGCAGTCTCGGAGATCGAGGCGGCCGGCATGCTGGCCAGTGGCATCGCCGAGATCACCGAACACGACGACATCGCGGTCTGCATCGTCGAACCCGACGCCGCGGTGGTGGCGATCGTGACGCCCGACGACGTCAGCGCCGACCGGATCGAGCGGTCCGAGACGTTCGCGACCGATATCGCCGGGCTGCTGGCGCTCACCGGCAGGCCGGTCAGCGCGATGTTCATCCTGGGCTCCGATGCCCACGATCCGACGGTGGCCGAGCTGGCCGACTCCATCCCGGCTGCGGTGATCACCGCAGCAGAATCCGATCTCGCGTTCGCCCGAGGTGCGGGGCTGGCGGCGGCGCTCGCGGTGAATACCGTTGCCACTCCGGTCAAGGCGGTGCACTGGACCAAGGTCGGCGCATTGTCGTCGGTCGTCGGCGGGGCTTTGGTGACGCTCGTCGTCGCGACCTCGGCCGCCATCGGCCTGCATCTTCATCCGGGCGCGGTATCGGAGACCGCGCACGCCGCGAGCATTCAGGAATCGGCGCCCGAAGCCGGGCCTGCACCGAAGCCGGTGCAGAAGCCCGCCGACAAACCCGCCATCAAGCCGGCGCCTGCCGCACCGCCGCAGACTCCCGCGGCTCCGCCGCCGGCCCAGGCGGTCGAGGCCGTCAACCCGCCGGCGCACCAGCCGCCCGCCCAGGTCCCGCAGGCCCCTGCCGCCCCGGCCCCTGCGCCCGCATACGTTCCGCCCGCACCGGCCCCGGTCTACACGCCACCGCCGGCGCCGGTCTATACGCCGCCGCCGTATGTCCCCCCGCCGGTGACCTATCCGCAGCCGCGGCTGCGGGACCGGATCATCGAGCGCATCCCGATCATCAACCGTTTCCACTGA
- a CDS encoding TetR/AcrR family transcriptional regulator, giving the protein MATTRGRPRSFDRDEVLDKVIRMFWQNGYEATSMRDLTEEVGIAAPSLYNTFGDKQHLFAEAVEVYDREYGGFIDAALAEETTARRAAARVFAEAPARYTRRGLPSGCLIVSGDAGTTDPVVQKSMRIVREHKIAQFADKIRADIAAGALPSSTDPDALARYVMALLSGIAQQARDGASRVKLDRLAAVAAGLWP; this is encoded by the coding sequence ATGGCGACGACGCGGGGACGCCCTCGGTCCTTCGATCGAGACGAGGTGCTGGACAAGGTGATCCGGATGTTCTGGCAGAACGGGTACGAGGCCACGTCCATGCGCGATCTCACCGAAGAGGTCGGCATCGCCGCACCCAGCCTCTACAACACCTTCGGCGACAAACAGCACCTGTTCGCCGAGGCCGTCGAGGTGTACGACCGCGAGTACGGCGGATTCATCGATGCCGCATTGGCGGAGGAGACGACCGCGCGTCGCGCCGCGGCCAGGGTCTTCGCCGAGGCGCCCGCACGGTACACCCGCCGCGGGCTTCCCTCGGGCTGCCTGATCGTCAGCGGCGATGCGGGGACCACCGACCCGGTCGTGCAGAAATCCATGCGCATCGTCCGCGAACACAAGATCGCCCAGTTCGCCGACAAGATCCGCGCCGATATCGCGGCCGGGGCCCTGCCGTCCTCGACCGATCCGGACGCCTTGGCCCGCTATGTGATGGCCCTGCTCAGCGGTATCGCCCAGCAGGCCCGGGACGGGGCCTCACGGGTCAAGCTCGATCGGCTCGCCGCGGTCGCCGCCGGTCTGTGGCCCTAG
- a CDS encoding SDR family oxidoreductase codes for MGALTGKTALVTGGSRGIGRAIAQRLAADGARVGVHYGTGTDAAAQTVQQIRDAGGSAFAFGAQLGVPGDADELWTAFDQHADGVDILVNNAGILGTRTPFTDLTRAELDTVFAVNTTAPVFVVQQGLTRLRDGGRIVNISTRFTHGMRIPDLLAYAMSKAAVDAFTATLAKELAARRITVNAVGPGSVDTDMNAARLATPEGRAAVAAQSPFNRVADPVDVADIVAFLASDDSRWVTGQWIDATGGSLL; via the coding sequence ATGGGCGCACTGACAGGCAAGACGGCGCTGGTCACCGGGGGCAGCCGCGGTATCGGCCGCGCGATCGCACAGCGCCTCGCAGCGGATGGGGCCCGGGTCGGCGTGCATTACGGAACGGGAACCGACGCGGCTGCGCAGACGGTGCAGCAGATCCGCGATGCCGGCGGGTCGGCGTTCGCATTCGGGGCGCAACTCGGCGTCCCCGGTGACGCCGACGAACTGTGGACGGCCTTCGACCAGCACGCCGACGGCGTCGACATCCTGGTCAACAACGCCGGAATCCTCGGCACCCGAACACCGTTCACCGATCTCACCCGGGCGGAGCTCGACACGGTGTTCGCGGTCAACACCACCGCACCGGTTTTCGTGGTGCAGCAGGGCCTGACCCGACTGCGCGACGGCGGACGCATCGTCAACATCTCCACCCGGTTCACCCACGGCATGCGCATCCCCGACCTGCTCGCCTACGCGATGTCCAAGGCCGCGGTCGATGCGTTCACCGCCACCCTGGCCAAAGAACTCGCCGCCCGGCGGATCACGGTCAACGCGGTGGGGCCGGGCAGTGTCGACACGGATATGAATGCCGCGCGGCTGGCAACACCCGAGGGCCGGGCCGCAGTGGCCGCCCAATCGCCGTTCAACAGGGTGGCCGACCCGGTAGACGTCGCCGACATCGTGGCCTTCCTGGCGTCAGACGATTCCCGGTGGGTCACCGGACAGTGGATCGACGCCACCGGCGGGTCGCTGCTCTGA
- a CDS encoding Cmx/CmrA family chloramphenicol efflux MFS transporter, whose protein sequence is MPTAIWIIGLAIFAQGTSELVLAGLLPGLAADLSVSIPQAGLLITGFALGMLVGAPVLAVATLRLPRRRTMLAFLAVFVVAHIVGALTDDYAVLFTTRFVAAFVYAGFWAVGSATAMALVTPERRGRAMSIVAGGLTVATVIGLPAGTWIGQHLGWRGTFWVIAAMSTVAAVAILTGVPELKPRTPPRLATEIRGLAVPRLWLSYAMTAVSTTALLGTFSYLAAMLIDTTGLDPRWVPLVLLAYGAGSIIGIALGGHIADRFPLGVLAAGFTGLLAVSCFIALTAAHVVPVVIGVFLLGLAGFGTNPALNSRVVGIAPASPTLSMAGNVSAFNVGISLGPWLGGLALTAGFGYPAVAWIGAVLAAAALLLLAVEVYVPMPHRQPWSGATKVTETSAS, encoded by the coding sequence ATGCCGACCGCCATCTGGATCATCGGCCTTGCGATATTCGCCCAGGGCACAAGCGAACTCGTTCTCGCCGGGCTCCTGCCCGGGCTGGCCGCCGATCTGTCGGTCAGTATTCCGCAGGCGGGCCTGTTGATCACGGGATTCGCCCTGGGCATGCTGGTCGGCGCGCCCGTGTTGGCCGTGGCGACGCTCCGGCTGCCTCGGCGCCGGACGATGCTGGCCTTTCTCGCCGTGTTCGTCGTCGCGCATATCGTCGGGGCGCTGACCGATGACTACGCCGTCCTGTTCACCACCCGGTTCGTCGCAGCGTTCGTCTACGCCGGATTCTGGGCGGTCGGCAGCGCCACCGCCATGGCCCTGGTGACACCCGAACGGCGCGGGCGCGCGATGAGCATCGTCGCCGGAGGCCTGACCGTCGCGACCGTGATCGGCCTGCCCGCGGGCACCTGGATCGGCCAGCACCTCGGCTGGCGCGGGACATTCTGGGTGATCGCCGCGATGAGCACCGTCGCAGCGGTCGCAATCCTGACCGGCGTGCCCGAGCTGAAGCCGCGAACTCCCCCACGACTGGCCACCGAGATCCGCGGCCTCGCAGTACCGCGACTGTGGCTGTCCTACGCCATGACCGCTGTCTCCACCACCGCGCTCTTGGGCACCTTCTCGTATCTCGCGGCGATGTTGATCGACACCACCGGGCTTGATCCACGATGGGTGCCGCTCGTCCTGCTGGCGTACGGCGCTGGGTCGATCATCGGGATCGCGTTGGGCGGCCACATCGCCGACCGCTTTCCCTTGGGAGTGCTGGCCGCCGGATTCACCGGACTACTGGCCGTCTCCTGCTTCATCGCATTGACCGCCGCGCACGTCGTGCCGGTCGTGATCGGGGTGTTCCTGCTCGGCCTAGCCGGGTTCGGCACCAACCCGGCGCTGAACTCCCGGGTTGTCGGTATCGCGCCGGCCTCACCGACGCTGTCCATGGCCGGCAACGTGTCCGCGTTCAACGTCGGCATCAGCCTCGGGCCATGGCTGGGCGGCCTCGCACTCACCGCCGGTTTCGGCTACCCCGCGGTGGCGTGGATCGGCGCCGTCCTGGCCGCCGCGGCGCTCCTGCTGCTCGCCGTCGAGGTGTATGTCCCGATGCCGCACCGGCAACCCTGGTCAGGGGCTACAAAAGTGACGGAGACCTCAGCCAGTTAA
- a CDS encoding inorganic phosphate transporter yields the protein MSLQFLLLCIVVFTALMFDFTNGFHDTGNAMATSIASGALKPRTAVALSALLNLVGAFLSTAVAATIAKGLVDADLVSLELVFAGLVGAILWNLFTWLMGIPSSSSHALIGGIVGAMIAAVGGHGVIWHGVVSTVIVPAVLSPLIAGLVACIASWLVYRLIRGLPKDRTIAAFRYGQIGSASLISLAHGTNDAQKTMGIIFLALISYGAVDESASMPPFWVITACAVAIALGTLSGGWRVIRTLGKGLVDTEAPQGMAAEVSSAATILLSSHFGYSLSTTHVATGSILGSGLGRRTEVRWAVARNMAVAWLITLPAAGLVGALTYALVHGIGGFAGPLVGFVALIASTVPIWLKSRKPPIDHKNVNDAWQGSLTAVESK from the coding sequence GTGTCGTTACAGTTTCTCCTGCTGTGCATCGTCGTCTTCACGGCCCTGATGTTCGACTTCACCAACGGGTTTCACGACACCGGCAATGCCATGGCGACCTCGATCGCCAGTGGCGCCCTCAAACCACGAACCGCGGTAGCCCTTTCAGCACTGCTGAACCTGGTCGGCGCCTTTCTGTCCACCGCCGTGGCGGCAACAATCGCCAAGGGTCTGGTGGACGCCGATCTGGTGTCCCTGGAGCTGGTGTTCGCCGGGCTCGTCGGCGCCATCCTGTGGAATTTGTTCACCTGGCTGATGGGCATCCCGTCCAGCTCGTCGCACGCACTCATCGGCGGGATCGTCGGCGCGATGATCGCCGCCGTCGGCGGCCACGGCGTGATCTGGCACGGGGTGGTCTCCACCGTCATCGTGCCCGCGGTGTTGTCGCCACTGATCGCCGGTCTGGTGGCCTGCATCGCCAGCTGGCTGGTCTACCGGCTGATCCGCGGGCTTCCCAAGGACCGCACCATCGCCGCGTTCCGGTACGGACAGATCGGCTCGGCGTCCCTGATCTCACTGGCACACGGCACCAACGATGCCCAGAAGACGATGGGCATCATCTTCCTCGCGCTGATCTCCTACGGTGCCGTCGACGAATCCGCCAGCATGCCGCCGTTCTGGGTGATCACCGCCTGTGCCGTCGCCATCGCACTGGGGACGCTCTCGGGTGGATGGCGGGTCATCCGCACCCTGGGCAAAGGCCTGGTCGACACCGAAGCTCCGCAGGGGATGGCCGCCGAAGTCTCCTCGGCGGCCACCATCCTGCTGTCCAGCCACTTCGGCTACTCGCTGTCCACCACGCACGTCGCGACCGGGTCCATCCTCGGCAGCGGACTGGGCCGTCGCACCGAGGTGCGCTGGGCCGTCGCCCGCAACATGGCCGTCGCGTGGCTGATCACCCTGCCGGCCGCGGGCCTGGTCGGCGCGCTCACGTATGCCCTGGTGCACGGGATCGGCGGCTTTGCCGGACCGCTGGTCGGGTTCGTGGCCCTGATCGCCTCGACCGTGCCCATCTGGCTCAAGTCGCGCAAGCCGCCGATCGACCACAAGAACGTCAACGATGCGTGGCAGGGCAGCCTGACCGCGGTCGAGAGCAAGTAG
- a CDS encoding cutinase family protein — translation MAGAASVMGNVTMPSANAAPCPDAEVIFARGTMEAPGVGDTGEAFVNSLRANVGAKSVGVYPVDYPATTDFPTAVQGIADARAHILATAANCPDTKMVLGGFSQGAAVIGFVTASVVPDGISPADVPAPMPPDVADHVAAVALFGKPSPRFMKVLNNPSVVVGPNYTAKAIDLCVDNDLVCDPQGRSFGIHTQYAEAGLVNQGAAFAASKLQDDWEQQATPPVVPPATLAGAGPSQPSRVQPAQAAQPAQHMGPAPQNLPGPAPAQSPAAPSPTTPAPVAPAPAVPAPVAPLA, via the coding sequence ATGGCGGGGGCGGCTTCCGTGATGGGCAACGTGACGATGCCGTCCGCCAATGCGGCACCGTGTCCGGATGCTGAGGTGATATTCGCCCGCGGCACCATGGAAGCGCCAGGCGTAGGCGATACGGGCGAGGCGTTCGTCAACTCGTTGCGCGCCAACGTCGGTGCGAAGTCGGTGGGGGTGTATCCCGTCGATTACCCCGCTACCACCGACTTCCCAACTGCAGTCCAGGGAATCGCCGACGCGCGAGCGCACATCTTGGCCACCGCGGCCAATTGCCCAGACACCAAGATGGTGCTCGGCGGGTTCTCTCAGGGCGCGGCGGTCATCGGTTTCGTAACTGCGAGCGTTGTGCCCGATGGGATTTCACCGGCAGACGTGCCCGCGCCCATGCCGCCGGATGTAGCTGACCACGTGGCGGCCGTCGCGTTGTTCGGGAAACCGTCGCCGCGATTCATGAAGGTACTCAACAATCCCTCGGTCGTGGTCGGGCCGAATTACACGGCCAAGGCCATCGATCTCTGTGTCGACAACGACCTGGTGTGCGATCCGCAGGGCAGGAGCTTCGGCATCCACACGCAGTACGCCGAAGCCGGCCTGGTGAATCAGGGCGCCGCCTTCGCGGCGAGCAAGCTTCAGGACGACTGGGAGCAACAGGCAACCCCGCCCGTCGTTCCGCCTGCGACGCTGGCGGGCGCCGGCCCGTCGCAGCCGTCGCGGGTCCAGCCTGCTCAGGCCGCACAGCCTGCTCAGCACATGGGGCCGGCGCCGCAGAACCTTCCTGGTCCGGCGCCCGCTCAAAGTCCGGCGGCACCGTCGCCGACCACACCCGCGCCCGTTGCCCCCGCACCGGCTGTGCCGGCGCCGGTCGCGCCGCTGGCCTGA
- a CDS encoding PE-PPE domain-containing protein encodes MLFAGGLVVAVSAGVTVSTPTATYSAAIRLVGTTIGVGPSFDAFGLTVPMLFYGSTIPEGDSYHTLPYPAQINLDYPIISDLPVLSGLPYWPQSLKRSEGVGAGYLLQDIANTAAGEKITIIGVSQGNQVAELARAAMTKSLNYVANAGNYEFVFIGNPYQPNGGILTRLASWSTLPILGDIFPLGRPGPSDSPFETTYYQNQYDGIADFPAYFNVLSLVNSFAGQLFGHAFPGYVLEYPDAPNAVKTQVGNTTYVTLPQYLPLLAPLRIPASLIGAERFVDAMDPILRVFVEMGYDRTADPSHAQEFSWVTPQEKVQEALNELPRAFKQSLAILGGEKYIPTLPQPVVSDTEPETPVTEHPIVPVGTSPFEQDVRRAVEDMAAALSNATRPFATVLQAIGAATRTQKTVEPTGQTGPTAAVFAPMSPRSPKARTQSASPRSDSVQRLRAVPQAKGSDRDSVRSNLRSTVRASVGSAVGSTKKAGKSAPSQRHRPSEHKHNRAG; translated from the coding sequence ATGCTGTTCGCCGGTGGCCTCGTGGTCGCGGTGTCGGCAGGAGTCACCGTCAGCACGCCAACAGCCACTTACAGTGCCGCGATTCGACTGGTCGGCACGACGATCGGCGTGGGGCCCTCGTTCGACGCATTCGGATTGACCGTCCCGATGTTGTTCTACGGAAGCACCATCCCCGAAGGCGACTCGTACCACACGCTCCCCTACCCCGCCCAGATCAACCTCGACTACCCGATCATCTCGGATCTGCCGGTGCTGTCGGGTCTTCCGTACTGGCCGCAGTCCCTGAAGCGATCCGAGGGGGTCGGTGCCGGCTACCTGCTGCAGGACATCGCCAATACAGCGGCAGGTGAGAAGATCACGATCATCGGCGTATCGCAGGGCAACCAGGTCGCCGAGCTCGCCCGGGCCGCAATGACCAAAAGCCTGAATTACGTTGCCAATGCCGGGAATTACGAGTTCGTCTTCATCGGGAACCCCTATCAACCCAACGGCGGCATCCTCACCCGGTTGGCGTCGTGGAGCACCCTTCCGATACTGGGCGACATCTTCCCGCTCGGCCGTCCCGGGCCGTCCGACAGTCCCTTCGAGACGACCTATTACCAAAACCAATACGACGGTATCGCCGACTTCCCGGCCTATTTCAACGTGCTGTCGCTGGTGAACTCGTTTGCCGGGCAGTTGTTCGGGCATGCATTTCCCGGCTACGTCCTGGAGTATCCCGACGCCCCCAACGCGGTGAAGACACAGGTCGGCAACACCACCTACGTGACGTTGCCCCAGTATCTTCCGCTGCTGGCACCGCTTCGCATACCCGCATCCCTGATCGGCGCGGAACGATTCGTCGACGCCATGGACCCGATCCTGCGGGTCTTCGTCGAAATGGGATACGACCGCACCGCAGATCCCAGTCACGCCCAGGAATTCAGCTGGGTCACGCCGCAGGAGAAGGTGCAGGAAGCGCTGAACGAACTGCCGCGCGCGTTCAAACAATCGCTCGCCATCCTCGGTGGCGAGAAGTACATCCCCACGCTGCCCCAGCCGGTCGTGTCGGACACCGAACCCGAAACCCCGGTGACCGAACATCCCATCGTGCCGGTGGGCACCTCGCCGTTCGAGCAGGACGTGCGCCGCGCGGTGGAGGACATGGCGGCAGCGTTGTCGAACGCCACCCGGCCTTTTGCCACAGTGCTTCAAGCCATCGGCGCGGCAACGCGGACGCAGAAAACGGTTGAGCCGACCGGGCAGACCGGGCCGACCGCTGCTGTTTTCGCGCCGATGTCACCGCGCAGCCCGAAGGCGCGCACGCAATCGGCCTCGCCCCGCAGCGATTCGGTGCAGCGATTGAGGGCGGTCCCACAGGCGAAGGGCTCCGACCGGGATTCTGTTCGCTCGAACCTTCGCTCGACGGTTCGAGCATCGGTTGGCTCGGCTGTCGGCTCAACCAAGAAGGCCGGGAAGTCCGCACCCAGTCAGCGCCATCGTCCCTCGGAGCACAAGCACAACCGCGCGGGCTAA
- a CDS encoding TetR/AcrR family transcriptional regulator, with protein MDRPPAAPGAGATSEQAAKPRGQRTIRGLDAEQRRAHRREQLLTAAFELIARDGYANTSIEQICQTAYVGNKAFYEVFDSKEDCYLALLAQIAAQIEKRAVEALADAPDDPDETVHRLLSAFAHALVDDPRVAVVAFGECAGISPRVERLRRENRRWTAAFLENLWRQREFPCLPDTGAVDYHALAVSTVGGLFESVADWLHQRETGSDSPPTIDTLIGNLASFVAVVRAGIAASAH; from the coding sequence ATGGACAGACCGCCGGCGGCGCCTGGCGCAGGCGCAACGTCGGAGCAGGCGGCAAAGCCCCGCGGGCAGCGCACGATCCGCGGACTCGACGCCGAACAGCGTCGGGCCCATCGCCGTGAGCAATTGTTGACCGCCGCCTTCGAGCTGATTGCGCGCGACGGGTACGCCAACACCTCGATCGAGCAGATCTGCCAGACGGCGTATGTCGGTAACAAGGCGTTCTACGAGGTCTTCGACAGCAAAGAAGACTGCTACCTGGCCCTGCTCGCCCAGATCGCGGCACAGATCGAGAAGCGGGCGGTCGAGGCCCTCGCCGATGCGCCGGACGACCCGGACGAAACCGTCCATCGGCTGCTGTCGGCCTTTGCCCACGCGCTCGTCGACGATCCCCGGGTGGCCGTGGTGGCCTTCGGGGAGTGCGCAGGCATCTCGCCGCGGGTCGAGCGGCTGCGCCGGGAGAATCGCCGCTGGACTGCGGCGTTTCTCGAGAATCTGTGGCGGCAGCGCGAGTTTCCCTGCCTGCCCGATACCGGCGCGGTCGACTATCACGCCTTGGCGGTGTCGACCGTGGGCGGGCTCTTCGAGAGCGTGGCCGACTGGCTGCACCAGCGGGAGACCGGCAGCGATTCGCCGCCGACCATCGACACGCTGATCGGCAATCTGGCGAGCTTTGTGGCGGTGGTTCGCGCCGGGATCGCGGCGTCCGCCCACTGA